A stretch of the Methanobacterium veterum genome encodes the following:
- a CDS encoding PIN domain-containing protein — protein MQKKIYVLDASAIIGGFYSKSYANFTTSGAILEIKDLKSGILLQSALENGHIKVDEPDPKDIEEINKIITSSGDILRLSDVDRGIVALAFKFKRNGFKPIVVTDDYSMQNTLKTIRIDYKSVLTPGIKEIINWVKICKGCKKRYPSDYKFEECEICGSPVFRKRIKAVK, from the coding sequence ATGCAAAAAAAGATTTACGTTTTGGACGCGTCTGCAATAATAGGGGGCTTTTATTCAAAAAGCTATGCTAATTTTACCACGAGTGGTGCTATTTTAGAAATTAAAGACTTAAAATCAGGAATATTACTGCAGTCTGCCCTAGAAAATGGACATATTAAAGTAGATGAACCTGATCCCAAAGATATAGAAGAAATTAACAAGATTATCACATCTTCAGGTGATATCCTGCGGCTTTCTGATGTTGACAGAGGTATCGTGGCGCTTGCATTTAAATTCAAAAGAAATGGATTTAAACCAATTGTTGTAACAGATGATTACTCCATGCAAAACACCCTTAAAACCATTAGAATTGATTATAAAAGCGTTTTAACCCCTGGAATAAAAGAAATTATCAATTGGGTCAAGATCTGCAAGGGCTGTAAAAAAAGATATCCATCAGACTATAAATTTGAAGAATGTGAAATATGCGGATCTCCTGTTTTTAGAAAGAGAATAAAGGCTGTTAAATAA
- a CDS encoding DUF2117 domain-containing protein, which produces MKIGVVVHGPYIVDSGYAEKILNLLKDYGDVKARLGGTMGRTAVYDAGLEDKIDISQKLFPSESIEKFIHDCDVIFLINYGKSSVTGHAFGFKVWSRCKNVPPLIQIERPGEADGSVIAWNSSLIEFANQIAERLCLKVVDAEEIKNELMKSEVTQTRRKVAGVSPNENIFVNGLVIGKSTSCDVTLVAEDGIITEIVGGTIKKHGVEKLGRVDLTKVVIKTGLLRRSKVTPRVAEKPKTGDKFNVAFLNHAAEDIYKLKDADIVVTVGDDTTLVAGDILYRFGVPIIGITDGDIDKVVEKGFKNSKSLIIELESGHDDIIGQKIFHELFNEEEIIETENIESFKNEILQIINDNTTCFKIKEN; this is translated from the coding sequence ATGAAAATTGGTGTAGTTGTGCATGGACCCTATATAGTTGATTCAGGTTATGCAGAGAAAATTTTGAACTTACTTAAAGATTATGGAGATGTAAAGGCACGACTTGGAGGAACAATGGGTAGAACTGCAGTATATGATGCAGGGCTTGAGGATAAGATAGACATAAGCCAAAAATTGTTTCCAAGCGAATCTATTGAAAAATTTATTCATGATTGCGATGTTATATTTTTAATAAACTATGGAAAATCCAGCGTAACTGGCCATGCATTCGGATTTAAAGTTTGGAGCAGATGTAAAAATGTTCCCCCCTTAATTCAAATTGAAAGGCCTGGTGAAGCTGATGGAAGCGTCATAGCCTGGAATAGCTCATTAATTGAATTTGCAAATCAAATAGCGGAGAGATTATGCTTAAAAGTTGTTGACGCGGAAGAAATAAAGAATGAACTGATGAAAAGCGAAGTCACACAAACTCGCAGAAAGGTTGCAGGCGTATCCCCTAATGAAAATATATTTGTAAACGGGCTTGTCATTGGTAAATCAACTTCATGTGACGTTACTTTAGTTGCAGAAGATGGAATTATAACTGAAATAGTTGGAGGGACCATTAAAAAACACGGAGTTGAAAAACTCGGCAGGGTTGATTTAACAAAAGTGGTGATAAAAACAGGGCTGCTTAGAAGATCCAAAGTCACTCCAAGAGTTGCTGAAAAGCCCAAAACTGGAGATAAATTCAATGTAGCCTTTTTAAATCATGCAGCAGAAGATATTTACAAACTAAAAGATGCAGATATCGTTGTAACAGTTGGAGATGATACTACTCTTGTTGCAGGTGATATCCTTTATAGATTTGGAGTTCCCATAATTGGAATTACCGATGGTGATATTGATAAAGTGGTGGAAAAAGGGTTTAAAAATAGCAAATCCTTAATAATAGAACTTGAAAGTGGCCATGATGATATCATTGGCCAAAAAATCTTCCATGAGCTCTTCAACGAAGAAGAAATCATAGAAACAGAAAATATCGAAAGTTTTAAAAATGAAATACTACAGATTATAAATGATAACACCACTTGCTTTAAAATAAAAGAAAACTGA
- a CDS encoding methanogenesis marker 2 protein, whose amino-acid sequence MDLNSLIDSIKNFEGITRKNSINHIANILKDTYNIAGNTILSFGDDASAIEIGNEKLALLAADGMWGRLMEADPRWAGYCSVLVNVNDIAAMGGRPIGMTNVISTKDKKICNEIMEGINEGVKKFGVPMVGGHLHPDTPYNALDVSITGIVDKDAVITSCDANIGDKVIIAIDIDGKLHPQFDLNWDTTTMKSDELVQAQIEVMNKIGKEKLVTAGKDISNPGTLGTLGMLLEASGVGANVELEKIPRNESVKWEQWLKLYPGSGFVLTAESSTVSRCIELLEEVNITASVAGEIIEDKKLYVTHEDQKAILFDFQKDKITGVKEERS is encoded by the coding sequence GTGGATTTAAACTCTCTCATTGATTCTATAAAAAATTTTGAAGGAATTACACGAAAAAATTCCATAAATCATATTGCAAATATTTTAAAAGATACTTATAATATTGCTGGAAATACTATTTTAAGCTTTGGCGACGACGCATCGGCCATAGAAATAGGAAATGAAAAATTAGCTCTTCTTGCAGCCGATGGAATGTGGGGAAGGCTTATGGAAGCTGATCCACGCTGGGCTGGTTACTGTTCTGTTTTAGTTAACGTGAATGATATTGCTGCTATGGGCGGAAGGCCAATTGGTATGACTAATGTTATTTCTACAAAAGACAAAAAAATATGCAACGAAATTATGGAAGGTATTAATGAAGGAGTTAAAAAGTTCGGAGTCCCAATGGTAGGGGGCCATTTACATCCAGATACACCATATAATGCTTTAGATGTGTCTATTACAGGGATAGTAGATAAAGATGCAGTTATTACAAGCTGTGATGCTAATATAGGCGATAAAGTTATAATTGCAATTGATATTGATGGAAAACTGCATCCGCAATTCGATCTTAACTGGGATACAACCACAATGAAAAGTGATGAACTTGTACAGGCCCAGATTGAAGTTATGAATAAGATAGGTAAAGAAAAATTGGTAACTGCAGGTAAAGATATAAGCAATCCCGGAACTTTAGGTACGCTTGGAATGTTACTTGAAGCGTCTGGTGTAGGTGCAAATGTTGAACTTGAAAAGATCCCGCGAAATGAAAGTGTAAAATGGGAGCAGTGGCTCAAATTATATCCAGGATCAGGTTTTGTTCTTACTGCAGAAAGCAGTACTGTAAGCCGGTGTATTGAACTACTTGAAGAAGTTAATATAACTGCTTCAGTCGCTGGAGAAATTATTGAAGATAAAAAGCTTTATGTGACTCATGAAGACCAAAAGGCAATCTTATTTGACTTCCAAAAGGATAAAATAACTGGTGTTAAAGAGGAACGATCATAA
- the mmp3 gene encoding methyl-coenzyme M reductase-associated protein Mmp3: MFVRVNGEEIDLPEGSTIKDAIKAANAPYMEGCVLSIIKGKEEFEKHVNKYKIKTSKGSVIIELLENGPSDLVEVWKNMYKEFENQEVRWTTSSEVSLGPIKTNLTPTRDEYKYGKWDVIISLSGFTADSTHIILSKSKHEAVYGVPEGSNGVFAKVLGGKRTLLNLTDDDTIKEIKPVIERSSTVKSATVIDLDTPITEGNELFTYVLINPEFKSPQSVEHFFALAEEGKIKVDYESNSFVGFYRLQGLSKPSEYIDQRTRGTVTLRNTGKGAGRVYIYREDRVSTPPHTVIGHVNKGIQLLDIANTGDYITVKADPERVMTLSMTQKEAEEYLSSRGIEQIREGLDDDNAIVVSQDPLYTTEIINAQKVKTLGVKEDEIIYIDIDDNAPRSSWYFQKITGLLDYPIGSLKVHFAFPGMKVMMFEGKAKEARGLVPENTPSQCVNAGQIGITNMSRRHVGMIGVRFEDNNEFGPTGEPFAGTNVVGHIVKGLENLEKFKEGATVYVSRKL, encoded by the coding sequence ATGTTTGTAAGGGTCAATGGAGAAGAAATAGACCTCCCCGAGGGTTCTACAATAAAGGATGCTATCAAAGCTGCAAATGCACCATATATGGAAGGCTGTGTCCTCAGTATTATTAAAGGTAAAGAGGAATTTGAAAAGCACGTAAATAAATACAAAATAAAAACCAGCAAAGGAAGCGTAATAATTGAATTACTTGAAAACGGCCCTTCAGATCTAGTTGAAGTATGGAAAAACATGTATAAAGAGTTTGAGAATCAGGAGGTGCGGTGGACGACCTCAAGTGAAGTTTCTCTTGGGCCTATTAAAACAAACCTTACTCCAACAAGAGATGAATACAAATATGGAAAATGGGATGTTATTATAAGCCTTTCAGGTTTTACTGCAGATTCAACCCATATTATCTTAAGTAAATCCAAACATGAAGCAGTGTATGGTGTTCCTGAAGGAAGTAATGGAGTTTTTGCTAAGGTACTTGGTGGTAAACGGACTCTACTTAATCTCACAGATGACGATACAATAAAAGAAATTAAACCAGTTATAGAACGAAGCAGCACTGTAAAAAGCGCTACAGTAATTGATTTAGATACACCCATTACTGAAGGAAACGAATTGTTTACTTATGTTTTAATTAATCCTGAATTCAAATCGCCCCAGTCTGTTGAACATTTCTTTGCATTAGCTGAAGAAGGTAAAATCAAGGTAGACTATGAATCTAATTCTTTTGTAGGGTTTTACAGATTACAAGGGCTTTCAAAACCTTCAGAATATATAGATCAAAGAACACGGGGAACAGTTACCCTCAGAAATACCGGCAAAGGAGCTGGACGGGTTTATATTTACCGGGAAGACAGGGTTTCTACACCACCCCATACAGTTATAGGGCACGTTAATAAAGGAATACAGCTTTTAGATATTGCAAACACTGGAGATTATATCACAGTTAAAGCAGACCCTGAGAGGGTAATGACACTTTCTATGACCCAAAAAGAAGCAGAAGAGTATCTATCTTCACGAGGCATAGAACAAATACGTGAGGGCTTAGATGATGATAATGCAATAGTTGTAAGCCAGGACCCATTATATACAACAGAAATTATCAATGCCCAAAAGGTAAAAACCCTTGGAGTTAAGGAAGATGAAATAATTTACATCGATATAGATGATAATGCACCAAGATCTTCATGGTACTTCCAGAAAATTACAGGACTCCTTGATTATCCAATAGGATCTCTTAAAGTTCACTTCGCATTCCCTGGAATGAAGGTAATGATGTTTGAGGGAAAAGCAAAAGAAGCACGAGGGCTTGTTCCAGAAAATACTCCGTCACAATGCGTAAATGCAGGTCAAATTGGAATAACCAACATGTCAAGAAGACATGTAGGAATGATCGGAGTGAGATTTGAGGATAATAACGAATTTGGCCCTACCGGAGAACCATTTGCCGGGACCAATGTCGTTGGCCATATTGTAAAAGGACTTGAAAACCTTGAAAAATTTAAAGAGGGGGCGACAGTTTATGTCTCAAGAAAACTCTGA
- a CDS encoding methanogenesis marker 6 protein: MSQENSENSKVTRMIVLGPSAQINQAELVQKIHMMELPLTIKSTCYGAIIHGDETVVKEAVTKIRELDPCNIFTKDRGFPPGDTRRCRAKRGAAREGFHQLEKEYELLDCLREALENPREVHVEKPKKISPDEFKKLIEESED; encoded by the coding sequence ATGTCTCAAGAAAACTCTGAAAATTCTAAAGTTACTCGTATGATAGTACTGGGACCATCTGCACAAATAAATCAGGCAGAACTGGTTCAAAAAATTCACATGATGGAACTCCCACTTACCATTAAATCAACATGTTATGGAGCTATAATACACGGGGACGAGACAGTTGTAAAAGAAGCTGTAACTAAAATAAGAGAATTAGATCCCTGCAATATATTTACAAAAGACAGAGGGTTTCCCCCAGGAGATACAAGGCGTTGTAGGGCCAAAAGAGGGGCAGCAAGAGAAGGTTTCCATCAGCTCGAAAAAGAATATGAACTGCTGGACTGCTTAAGGGAAGCACTTGAGAATCCACGGGAAGTACATGTTGAAAAACCAAAGAAAATTTCACCTGATGAATTTAAAAAGCTCATAGAAGAAAGTGAAGATTAA
- a CDS encoding DUF2111 domain-containing protein: MIKMQITSSSNSKEIAPMALAIHQLVNKLPITMRCKNSNGVRIEEGEIVDYNYTGPILEKVLKNGKLIHETPETGVYEGIPVVVVPIIEENEVIGAVGIVDLTRGIFSDLMQIARRPDLIKSETPKGEFY; this comes from the coding sequence ATGATAAAAATGCAGATAACTTCTTCTTCAAATAGTAAAGAGATAGCCCCAATGGCACTCGCTATCCACCAGCTTGTGAATAAATTGCCCATAACAATGCGCTGTAAAAACTCCAATGGAGTTAGAATAGAAGAGGGTGAGATTGTAGATTATAATTATACCGGCCCTATCCTTGAAAAAGTATTAAAAAATGGCAAACTTATCCATGAAACACCTGAAACTGGTGTTTATGAAGGAATTCCAGTGGTAGTTGTCCCTATAATTGAAGAAAATGAAGTTATCGGCGCAGTAGGAATTGTAGACCTAACAAGAGGGATATTCAGTGATCTCATGCAGATAGCTAGGAGACCTGACCTCATAAAATCTGAAACACCTAAAGGTGAGTTTTATTAG
- a CDS encoding methanogenesis marker 5 protein — MKIAIFPPNSLILSDLVERRGHEPLSLMKEVRKKVTDVEIDSPPLNITEAEPIKGLKYAAIEVPSGVRGRMAIFGPLIDEAEAAIIMQEAPYGFGCIGCARTNELSMYYLRKKDIPILELQYPTTREEAIEMVNKINTFLDSLEEKNG; from the coding sequence TTGAAAATAGCTATATTCCCTCCAAATTCATTAATTTTATCGGATTTAGTTGAACGAAGAGGACACGAACCACTTTCACTAATGAAAGAAGTAAGAAAAAAAGTTACAGATGTGGAGATAGATTCACCTCCACTTAACATAACTGAAGCAGAACCAATAAAAGGACTTAAATATGCAGCTATTGAAGTGCCATCAGGAGTAAGGGGCCGAATGGCCATATTCGGGCCTTTAATAGATGAAGCAGAAGCTGCAATAATCATGCAGGAAGCTCCTTATGGATTTGGTTGTATAGGCTGCGCCAGAACTAATGAACTTTCCATGTATTATCTACGAAAGAAGGACATCCCTATACTCGAACTTCAATATCCAACTACAAGAGAAGAAGCAATAGAAATGGTAAACAAGATTAACACTTTTTTAGACTCACTGGAGGAAAAAAATGGTTAA